A window of the Solirubrobacterales bacterium genome harbors these coding sequences:
- a CDS encoding aspartate aminotransferase family protein — translation MVETSTGGTSEFDPKRIAALTEAEQETFRNRTGRSAETFARAEKVMPGGVPSSFQTNDPWPVYLERGEGSQVWDVDGNRYTDFHNGFGVMAIGHANPVVGEAVKRRIDLGTHFAAPTEGSIVVAEELKRRFKLPHWRFTNSGTESTMDAVHLARGATGRDILLKIEGSYHGHHDAVMVSCYPSLEELGEPEDANSIPYGGGTPRALTELTRAIPFNNADVLERVLEQLDGQVAGLIMEPSMMNINIIPPREGYLERVRELTEKHGVKLIFDEVKTGATISAGGATAYFGVTPDLVTLAKATCGGYPGGAIGMSDEMAELVESDAVKQYGTFNGNPLVMAAAEATLTEVLTDAAYTELNRKNEYLLKGCQGVIDRYGLPAYTEGLGAKGCVIFSPERIYEYRDYLTKVNEELSTLAWLYHMNHGIFMTPGVEEEWTLSIAHTDQDLDNYIAAFEAFASDVSSG, via the coding sequence CTTCCGCAACCGGACCGGCAGATCGGCCGAGACCTTCGCCCGGGCCGAAAAGGTGATGCCCGGTGGTGTTCCCTCCTCCTTCCAGACCAACGACCCCTGGCCGGTCTACCTGGAGCGAGGTGAAGGCTCCCAGGTGTGGGATGTCGACGGCAACCGGTACACCGATTTCCACAACGGATTCGGGGTCATGGCGATCGGCCACGCCAACCCGGTCGTCGGCGAGGCGGTCAAGAGGCGGATCGACCTCGGCACCCACTTCGCTGCGCCGACCGAGGGTTCGATCGTCGTTGCCGAGGAACTGAAACGCCGCTTCAAACTCCCCCACTGGCGTTTCACCAACTCCGGGACCGAGTCGACGATGGACGCGGTCCACCTCGCGCGCGGAGCCACCGGGCGGGACATTCTGCTGAAGATCGAGGGGTCCTACCACGGCCACCACGATGCTGTGATGGTCTCCTGCTACCCGTCTCTGGAGGAACTCGGCGAGCCGGAAGACGCAAACTCGATTCCGTACGGCGGGGGCACCCCGCGGGCGCTGACCGAGTTGACCCGGGCGATCCCGTTCAACAACGCCGACGTGCTTGAGCGGGTGCTGGAGCAGCTCGATGGCCAGGTGGCCGGGCTGATCATGGAGCCCTCGATGATGAACATCAACATCATCCCGCCCCGCGAAGGCTATCTGGAACGGGTCCGGGAACTGACCGAAAAGCACGGGGTCAAGCTGATCTTCGACGAGGTCAAGACCGGGGCGACGATCTCGGCGGGCGGGGCAACCGCCTACTTCGGGGTGACCCCGGATCTGGTCACCCTGGCCAAGGCGACCTGCGGTGGCTACCCGGGTGGCGCGATCGGGATGTCGGACGAGATGGCGGAACTGGTCGAGTCGGATGCGGTCAAGCAGTACGGCACCTTCAACGGCAACCCGCTGGTGATGGCAGCGGCCGAGGCGACCCTGACCGAAGTCCTGACCGACGCGGCCTACACCGAGCTGAACCGCAAGAACGAGTACCTGCTCAAGGGCTGCCAGGGCGTGATCGACCGTTACGGTCTGCCGGCCTACACCGAGGGACTCGGGGCGAAGGGCTGCGTGATCTTCTCGCCGGAGCGGATCTACGAGTACCGGGACTACCTGACCAAGGTGAACGAGGAACTCTCCACCCTGGCCTGGCTCTACCACATGAACCACGGGATCTTCATGACCCCCGGGGTCGAGGAGGAGTGGACCCTCTCGATCGCCCACACCGATCAGGATCTCGACAACTACATCGCGGCCTTCGAGGCCTTCGCCTCCGACGTCAGTTCGGGCTGA
- a CDS encoding GGDEF domain-containing protein yields the protein MTLLRTRTDLFRTAPPWQPRWLTAIFLAAAAMLAYTMVFPLVDDLDRTRRAVETMAALAAGAACRFLGPVIRIWMVHLLVVGGAVWTLTILARTDSPMVASLTLIVLLWFGVFIGACFRPAVTRVYAAGFCLGILVCMRIGAVPDGGAIGLAFAGSFVVIMEIMSRTTNQLRHEATTDPLTGLLNRTGLEREVRRVRNFRRDDRIAVLVADLDGLKLVNDRQGHKAGDKMLREFAKAWRADVRVGDLVARIGGDEFVVVFPEVGEEAARNLVDRLRRRSPTSWSGGLVIAGPDEPLGDCIARADRILYREKQAKADEASGGGRTGDESPSGLTLL from the coding sequence ATGACCCTGCTGAGGACCCGAACCGACCTGTTCAGGACCGCTCCGCCTTGGCAGCCGCGGTGGCTGACCGCGATCTTTCTGGCCGCGGCGGCGATGCTGGCTTACACGATGGTATTTCCGCTGGTCGACGACCTGGACCGCACCCGACGTGCCGTGGAAACCATGGCTGCGCTTGCCGCTGGCGCAGCTTGTCGATTCCTGGGCCCGGTGATCCGGATCTGGATGGTTCATCTTCTGGTGGTCGGCGGAGCGGTCTGGACCCTGACCATCCTTGCCCGTACCGACTCACCGATGGTGGCTTCGCTCACCCTGATCGTCCTGCTCTGGTTCGGGGTATTCATCGGCGCCTGTTTCCGTCCGGCGGTGACCAGGGTCTACGCGGCCGGATTCTGCCTGGGGATTCTCGTGTGCATGCGAATCGGCGCGGTCCCGGACGGAGGGGCGATCGGGCTGGCCTTCGCCGGCAGCTTCGTGGTGATCATGGAAATCATGAGCCGGACTACCAACCAGCTTCGTCACGAGGCGACCACCGACCCCTTGACCGGACTGCTGAACCGGACCGGCCTCGAGCGGGAGGTGAGACGGGTGAGAAACTTTCGTCGGGATGACCGGATCGCGGTTCTGGTTGCCGACCTGGACGGGCTGAAGCTGGTGAATGACCGGCAGGGTCACAAGGCAGGTGACAAGATGCTGCGGGAGTTCGCCAAGGCCTGGCGCGCCGATGTCCGGGTGGGGGATCTCGTCGCCCGAATCGGTGGGGATGAGTTTGTGGTCGTCTTTCCCGAGGTCGGGGAGGAGGCCGCCAGGAATCTGGTCGACCGGCTCCGTCGCCGATCACCGACGTCGTGGTCGGGGGGCCTGGTGATCGCCGGGCCGGACGAACCACTGGGGGACTGCATCGCCCGCGCCGACCGGATCCTCTATCGGGAAAAGCAGGCCAAGGCGGACGAGGCTTCCGGTGGGGGTCGCACCGGGGACGAATCCCCGAGCGGCCTCACTCTGCTGTGA